In Bdellovibrio sp. ArHS, the sequence CGAAAGATCTTGGTTGGTCCGAATCGTTTACAATATCGCCTTCCGCCTGCGTTATATGCTGTAGAAGTCATTTTGTTTTGACCCAGCCCCTTGAATTGGCGATTCTTAAGACATGAACTCATTTGTCAAAATAGCAATTACTGGTGGCCCCTCTGGCGGCAAAACGACTTTGATTGAAGCTTTAAAAAAAGAATTGGGACAAAAGTGTGCGGTGGTGCCTGAAGCGGCCAGCATTCTTTATCGCGGCGGCTTTCCGCGCTACAAGGAAGCCCAAGGCGTGGTTCATGCGCAAAAGGCTATTTATTATACACAACGCGAACTGGAAGAGATGATTTCGACTTTGAGTCAGAAAGCTTTGGTAGTCTGCGATCGCGGCTCTTTGGATGCCATCGCCTATTGGCCCGGTAATCCCGACGAGTTTTTCGGCCTAGTCCACAGCTCTATTGAAAATGAAATTGCCCGCTACGACTGGGTGATTCATCTGGACACAGCATCGGCGGATTACTATGACACAACAAACACCCTGCGTACGGAAACGTTCCAAGAGGCCTGGGACTTGAATACGAAAATTAAAAAGGCCTGGGAAAAACATCCGCGTCGCGTGGTGATAACTCACAACGAAGATTTCCTTTCAAAGATGACGACGTCTCTTTCTGTCATTCGCGCTATCATGGCTCATAAAAGCGCCGAGGAAATAAAAAAGGAGCTTTTATAATGAATAAATGTCTGCTTGCTTTGCTTTGTCTTTTCACGTCCGTGGTTACGCAAGCCCAACCCCGTCCAAGCAAATTAAAGCCCCTGTACTTCCAAGCAGACAAAAACAATCTGCAGGTTCTTCCGCAAAGATTCGAATACACTCTCTTAGATGAGGACCGTCTGAAAATCGGTGATATTCTGATCGACACCACACAAATCACCTTTCAGGTAGAACCTTCTCAGCAAAAAGGCCTTTATCGCATCCGCTTCACCTGGCCCGCCGGGCTTATCAACGACGGCGAACTTGCCGTCAAAAACAATTCTGGAAAAGCCATATTCAGCACCGTTCTGACAAAAGAAAACATCACCATCACGGACGGAGCCTCGGCGACTTCAGAAGAAGAACACCTGCGGTCTCAAGTCGCCACTTTTTCGGCGGACGGCATCGAAGCCTCGTTAGTCGATGACATGAAGTATTTTCCCTTCATGAGTTTCTGTATTTACCGTGAAAGTGATGAAACACGCATCTACATGTGTTCCAAAGAGCTTTACCTGAGTTCGCAACAAGGGCAAATGGTGGTAAAGACCCGCTCAAGTGCAAAGAAATCCGCGCAGGTCGAAATCAACGGAAAAATCGTCGGCAATCAAGGTCTCATTTATCTTAACGACCGCAGCGAAAATGTGGCCTTCAAAGCTCAAACTCAAACCGGCGCCTTCTTTGAAATCGAGACCAGAAAAAAGGATGTCGATTTTAAGGACGTGGTGGTTTCCGACGATGGCACCCGTATTATTCTGACAGCTTCAGGGGCCGAACCGGTGGACGAAAAGAAAGTAAAAAAACTTTCCGAGACGGATTGGCAGATCTCTCTTTCAAAAAATCGCCCTGTTCTTTATCTGAAAGGCGACGGCGACATTCCCATGCGCCAAGAATTTTACGTCCGCGGAGACTTGCCTAAAGCAAAAAACCGTCCGTATCTTTCGGCGAAATCAGTATCTCGCACTTATGCTTCTCGTCTGAGCTTTATGGGTATCAGCCCCGAAGGGGTGCAAATCAAACCTCTTGAAAAGGACGCAGATTCTGAATTTACTTCCTTAAAAAAGAATCAGTTTCAGTGGATCGTATCGGGAATTCCTGCAGGTATTGAAACTCGTCGCTATTTAAACGTGCAAGCCGATGGACAAAATTTCGTCGCTGGTTATGACGTCTTTCGCGGTCAACCTTTTGGTTTAGGCTTAGGAGCGTCTTATCAGACGCCTTCCGGTATCGCATTTGGTGCGGTCGAATTTCAGTGGTGGTTTGAAAACTTTCTGTTCATAAATGCAGATTGGTCACGCTTCAAATGGGGTCTTGCGGTGGAACGACTTCAGCACTTCACGGAAAAAGAGGACGTCGCGAAAGTTGATTTCACGACGGTCGAGCTGAAGTGGCGTGCCCAGGAGGGCTTCAATCTGATTGATGCCACATGGGGACTGACTTTGCCACTGCAGATGGTTCAGGGTGAAAGCGCCAGCGCCACGGCTTACGGTCTGGGCGCCTTCTGGATTCAAAAGCCACGCTGGATGAAGTCTTTTATGCATTGGACGGAATATCGACTTCAGTACTTCGCGGGTTCTTCAGGCAGCGATTTCAAATTGTCTTCCGCTTATAATCTAAAAGCTCTTGCCTACTACCAGTTCAGCGCTGACTGGTATGCGCGTTATGGCTTGGGTTTGAGCGATTACAAATATGATCCAGCGGCCGCCAAAGAAGAAATGCAGATTGATTTGAATATCGGTCTTTTCTGGAAGTTTTAAATTTTGCGAAAATTAGCGTTTTTTAAAGAAGCCTGAAACCACCTGTTTCAGGTCCATATTGAAAACATCTTGTTTTTTATTGGCCGCCATCAAAAGGGAAATCTCGCGACGAGCCGGAATGAAGGACGGGTCCAAAGCGACGCTTTTCTCAAATGACTTTCTTGCCGCCACCACATCCCCTTTGATCTTATTGAAAAGACCGATTACGAAGGGGAATAAGGTGTCGTAACGTTCATCTGGTGGGACCTGAACAAGCTCCAGTTCCACTTCTTTCAGAACAAACTGTTTTTTCATTGGATCGACAGATCCTAACTTGGCCCAAGAGCTGTATAAATGAAGTTGCTGAGTCTGCGGGTTGAGTTTTGACACTTCCGCCAAGACCTCCAAAGCTTTCGCATACTGGTTGTATTGAAGATGCTTCTTCACCTCTTCCATCAACGTGGTCGCGCGAAGTTTAGCTTCCGCTTCGGACTTTTGGGTCGCCTGACGATATTGATCGATTTTATTGGCGTCCTGAGAAGCCGCGACCGCTTCTTGCGCCGTCTTTTTAATTTTATTCCAAACAGCAAACACTTCTGAAGTCGTGTCCTGCGGCTGATCACCCAGCATCGTCATAAACTCTTCCAGGGCTACTTCCATGGAAGCTCCGCTGGCAGCGGTCTCCATATATGACGTGATTTCGTAGCCGTTTTTTCCATCCAGCTCGGCCCAGATCTTCTTAAGAACCTTCAACTGTTCTTGGGGATTCGCGAACGCGGTTTTTTGCGCAAAGACCACCAAACCTTTGGTTAAAAGAAAGTGAATGGCCTTATAAACCGCAATTTCGCTATAACCTTTGACATCCAAAAGCTGCGACAAAGTCATCTGATTGTTCAACTTCAAGGTGAAGCCATCCAAAGACTTAATCAACGACATGGTCAAGGCCGGATGATCTTCACGGAAAGTCGGACTTTTCACAATGACGTTTCCGGACCACATCACGTACAAAGATTTCAACCAGTTCAAAGAAATTTTTGAAGCGATCCAATCGTGAAGATAATAAGACAAGGTGTCTGCATCAATGCTGGGATTGCTCATCTCAACTTCCGCGGCGGCAAAATTCACGCGGATTTTCTGATCAACAATCGTACGCACCAAGCGAATATTCATTTGCTCCATCAAAATCAAATCAAACGCATGCGGACTGAGCTGATTGTTTTGAATCAGATAGTTCCCGATACGGCGATTGTTTTTGTCACGCAAAGCACTTTGCACGTCTTTGGGAGTCGCATAACCGCTTTGAATCAGCATTTCCCCCAGGAAGG encodes:
- a CDS encoding ATP-binding protein, which gives rise to MNSFVKIAITGGPSGGKTTLIEALKKELGQKCAVVPEAASILYRGGFPRYKEAQGVVHAQKAIYYTQRELEEMISTLSQKALVVCDRGSLDAIAYWPGNPDEFFGLVHSSIENEIARYDWVIHLDTASADYYDTTNTLRTETFQEAWDLNTKIKKAWEKHPRRVVITHNEDFLSKMTTSLSVIRAIMAHKSAEEIKKELL
- a CDS encoding response regulator, with protein sequence MDSGNKNRILILEDDESVGNSLKEILSRAGHHVFLASRPDEANTILSTQNNLDFLFCDCLLPQMTGLDFIKQARTNYPNSRFKVVLMSGIYTDKQFIQEATQSTQAVAFLKKPFEMEQILKLVKKEEAPKREEFNARKLLYQMFANPTVTSRQKRKVIESIEEVSGFDLPFLYSLLVETKSSGYLNIYNADGSVSGISFCNGTIVGVDVDDKTTFLGEMLIQSGYATPKDVQSALRDKNNRRIGNYLIQNNQLSPHAFDLILMEQMNIRLVRTIVDQKIRVNFAAAEVEMSNPSIDADTLSYYLHDWIASKISLNWLKSLYVMWSGNVIVKSPTFREDHPALTMSLIKSLDGFTLKLNNQMTLSQLLDVKGYSEIAVYKAIHFLLTKGLVVFAQKTAFANPQEQLKVLKKIWAELDGKNGYEITSYMETAASGASMEVALEEFMTMLGDQPQDTTSEVFAVWNKIKKTAQEAVAASQDANKIDQYRQATQKSEAEAKLRATTLMEEVKKHLQYNQYAKALEVLAEVSKLNPQTQQLHLYSSWAKLGSVDPMKKQFVLKEVELELVQVPPDERYDTLFPFVIGLFNKIKGDVVAARKSFEKSVALDPSFIPARREISLLMAANKKQDVFNMDLKQVVSGFFKKR